In bacterium, the genomic window AAGCGTCTTTTCCGTTGCCTTTCCTGCCATATCCGCATCCGTTTCGCGGAAGATTGCCATTTCGTAATGTTCAGATAAGTTTCCGGTAAGTCCCGTCTGTTAAGATATTTTTCAAAAATTACATATATTTTCGTCTGTTGGGAATGATATGGGGATTTCGGGAAATACGGTCTTTGCGCCGCCTCCGTTCGATTTCAAAAGGAATGCGAAATGGCTTTTGTGATGTCAGCCGCCAGGGCTTTGGCGGAGTATTCATACGAACAGGATGAAGTCGAACCATGGCTTGCAAGCTGGCTCTCCGAAAAAGGACACGACCCGGAAAGAGTGGTAAAAATGTGCCGCAACTCCGAGGTCGCAAGCCGCTCTTCCGTGCTTCCCATCGAGGATATCTTCCGGCCCAGATCTCTCACCGAAAGCAACCGGATTTATCAGGAAAACGTCAAGCGCCTCGGCGAGCGTGTCGCCATGGAGGCGATAAAGCGGGCAAACCTGACGCCGCAAGATATTGATATGATCATTTCGGTTTCCTGCACGGGCTTCATGATTCCCTCCGTTGATGCATATCTCATCAACGGGCTCGGCATGCGCCCGGACACCAAGCGGCTTCCGATCACGGAGATGGGTTGTGCCGCGGGCGCCGTGGGGCTTTCCCGCGCCCGGGAGTATCTGAAAGGCTTCCCGGAGCATCGCGTCTTGCTGCTCTCGGTCGAGCTTCCCACCCTGACCTTTCAGCATGACGACATGTCCATGGACAACATCGTTTCCAGCATTATCTTCGGAGACGGCGCGGCCGCCACCGTTCTTGGCGGGAGTCCCTCAAACGGATCGCCGGAGCTTTATGACTCGCAGACGACCACCCTGCCGGATTCCACCCACTTGATGGGTTTCGACCTGGAGGACAAAGGATTCCGGATACGTCTTTCCAGAGATATCCCCGCCGCCGTCCGATCCAGGGTGCGGCCGATGCTGGAAGCGTTTTTGCGGAAAAACGGGCTGTTGCTCGAAAACATTGCCCATCTTGTTTTCCACCCCGGCGGGAAGCGCATCCTGGAGGTCTATCGGGACGAGCTCGGCGTATCGGAAGACAGTCTGCGTTTTTCCAGAAAGGTGCTTCGCGAGTGCGGCAACATCTCTTCCTGCACCGTTCTGATGGTTCTCGATGAGATCATGCGATACGGAGAGGTTCAGTCAGGCGATATCGGTCTGATTCTCGCCATGGGTCCTGGATTCAGCATCGAGCAGCTGCTCGTTCGCTGGGGGAACGGACGACACGGATAAGAAAATTCCGGAAAACCCGAACCATCAGGCAGGGGACCACTCCTTCGATGCCGCTGTGGTTGGCGGCGGCCCCGGCGGCCGGATGGAAGTCGAGAAGATCTCCTGCACGGGTTGTGGGGGCCTGCGTCTCGTCCTGTCCCCGGGAAGCGCATGCATATCCTGGAAATTCCCTGGTAGAGGTGGAATCCCAAGTCTGCGCCTTGCTCAGCCGGCCCCGGGCGATGGAGAAAGCAGGAAGCTTGTTTTCCATTGCCATAATTCGGCCACCCGCCTGGATGAAATTGACGCCGTGGGACAAGGCTGGCTTCCGGTCGAGCTTCCGTGCCTGGGGATGGTGGAGGAAAGTGACGGGTTTTCGGTGATCTCGCGCTTTATTCCGAAATGGCCGTCAGGTGGAAGCCTTCATATCCTGCCGCCGCGACTTGCGCGCATTTCTCGGCGTAAACATGAAAGCCCTCAATGTAGGGCATGAATATCCGCGGTTTGCCGGGTATGTTTGCGCCGAGATACCAAGAGCTGCATTTGTAGCGAAGCGTTTCTTCGGCGGCTTCATTGTTGTGGACAACCCAGCGGTTCTCCGCTTCCAGGGCGGGCTCAATCCGGCCGATACGATTTTCACGCAAATACCCGAGACAAT contains:
- a CDS encoding type III polyketide synthase, whose amino-acid sequence is MAFVMSAARALAEYSYEQDEVEPWLASWLSEKGHDPERVVKMCRNSEVASRSSVLPIEDIFRPRSLTESNRIYQENVKRLGERVAMEAIKRANLTPQDIDMIISVSCTGFMIPSVDAYLINGLGMRPDTKRLPITEMGCAAGAVGLSRAREYLKGFPEHRVLLLSVELPTLTFQHDDMSMDNIVSSIIFGDGAAATVLGGSPSNGSPELYDSQTTTLPDSTHLMGFDLEDKGFRIRLSRDIPAAVRSRVRPMLEAFLRKNGLLLENIAHLVFHPGGKRILEVYRDELGVSEDSLRFSRKVLRECGNISSCTVLMVLDEIMRYGEVQSGDIGLILAMGPGFSIEQLLVRWGNGRHG